The following is a genomic window from Calliphora vicina chromosome 5, idCalVici1.1, whole genome shotgun sequence.
attttatggcccttctccgaagtaccagtttatttattattttatgacatttgactttaagaagtgggtggagaggtagaagttgacaggtaggttatttatatggtggtttatttttattattacttgtaacatttggttaaactaggtactttagtatgtaagcccttcttgaccctaataaaagattttagactcattcattaaaacgtactacctatatgatcttaaaaaactatttattgtcattctgaagacatacggaaatcagttttttagaaacagcgttaaagttaagacgtgtgttatttacataaatacttacaaaattcaaaatgtctacgacttctaaaaaggctaagattgaaaatgaaatttattcgtctttttgttttaatccctttaacaaaatgaagcacagatcatcagatatgcgaaatatttccgacggcttattaaaaaaattccctacgctgtcaaaacgattgaaaatttgtggatcatgcaggaaagagctcggaaagttgaacgaattaccgaatttgaatagtaatgagccttgcgttgaagttattccagatgaagacaaaagtaattccgagaatgaagacagaaatgttgatgatgatggttattctaacttttcaaattcaacgaatgagtgtcgaaaccaataccataaggatgcagtagaagttcttgaacaaataaaagagaaatacaaaacgtcacagagtgaagctgaaagaattcaacttctcacgcttcccccaagaacatggagttctgcaaaaacaatgactgagtttggaacgtctcaacgaaaagcaagaattgctaaacaattggttgctgagcatgggattctcacactcccaaacaaaaagaagggaaaaactttggagtgcgatactaaatctctaataactcagttttatcagcgagatgatatgagtcgcctgatgccagggatgaaagactggatgtctgtacgaatcgatggcaagaaagttcaaatgcagaagagaatggttctctgtaacctgaatgaattattcgcaacatttcaatctgaattcgaggatgtcaaaattggattcacaaaatttacacaactgaggccaaaacattgcgttttggcaggaagcagcggaactcacacagtatgtgtgtgtatttaccatgaaaatgttaaaatatttccacttgattccaaaaatttgtttctggggcacctgatattttaacaatgaaaatcacgtgcgctgaaaactacctctaggattgactaaaaaagccgcaagatacaaaactcagacaaatttttggggttggaaaattaatagcggtcggcctcatattgcacctctccagtggctattatcggtcagttgttgtggtttttatttttatggttttagaaacacttacacacaaatatgaaaaaaatcaatttaaaaacatttttcttgagttacaaaacatttattttgatagatatcccactcgcatcccactaagcgaccaaaaaggttttaaaggaaaagacctaagctttcttttgagaaaaaaaaattaataaaaaaagagtccattttggaaaaaaaaagtcaaaaaggtttttgatttttcaaaaaaaagtaaaaaattgtatgtcttgagttacaaaacatttttttttatagatatcccactcgcatcccactaagcgacaaaaagggtgttaaaggaaaacacataagctttcttctgaacaaaaaaaagaattaaaaaatgggtccatttttttaaaaaaagtcaacaaagtttttgattttgcaaaaaaattcaaaaattttaaatcttaagttacaaaatatttttttttgatagatatcccactcgcatcccactaagcgaccatataggtcgcttaggaaaagacctaagctttcttaaaaaaaataaaaaaaataaataaaaagggcccattttgaaaaaaaaagtcaaaaatatttttgatttaaaaaaaaaaaatcaaaaatattttattaaatttttttaatttttttttttcgaaagattgcataaatagctatctaaactatttgggacacattttgctaagaacaataggtaataagttatatgtagaaaaaaaacacctgtttggccaaaaatgtcaaattttgaccgatcttgttgaaaaatggtgtccgaattactatccaatagaactaacattggtgcaaatttcatcgcgatcggaagacatcgatttcaaaagttggttcacttgacgtgaaatgccccatatatgtatgtaagtacccCTCACCAAActatactttaaataaaaacatttttaggtaaaggtaaattttaatttttttatacccttcaccatgtggcaagggtatatataagtttgtcattccgcttGTAACTTCCATattttgcgaccccataaagtatatatattctggatcgttatagatagcggaatcgatatagccatgtccgtctgcccgtttgtgtgttgaaatcaactttccgaaaaaccccaaataacttacatacacgattcatacatcaatatctccgaaattcttccggctcggtcgctatttaaaatcgagaaaatcggtccacaaatggctgagacataaggaaaaaactaggacaacctcgatttttgacctatatctggattactaagtcattaatatagacaatatggatatctaatgatagatatttcaaagacatttgcaacgacgtatataagaccatagtaagttggacataacccgaatttttttttcatcaaaatttttttttttgtcataaattctttttccaaaaaaattaattaaagaaatttaaaaaaaaatttttaacaactttttttaaaaaaaattaaaaaaaaattttaaaacattaaaaaaaaaatttgattttgtgtaaataaaaatatttaaaaaaaaaaaatatttttaagtataatttggtgaagggtatataagattcggcacagccgaatatagctctcttacttttttttaatttaagtttcttaagtttttaaaaaaagtttcgatgaagcacaccaattgctcaccaaaacttatggtgaatgtgttccatcggtttcaacgtgcgagagttGGTTTGTGCGAGATCAGTAGTGGAGATTTTGACacgaccagccaaaaaagtttgaaaaccatGAATTGGagccattactccatgaagattgttgtaaaactcaacaagatcttgcaaCATCATTAGATGCTACTCAATCAgccatttcaaaatatttgcaagcagcaggattccttcaaaagcagggaattgAATCTGAGAGACGTTGAATGACGATTTTGCATTTCCGaaatgaacgctataaaagaaaatttttgcatcgaattattacttgcgatggaaactacatccattacaataacccaaagcgtaagagatcaaaCATAAAACCAGCCCAACAAGCCggatcgacaccaaagccaaatatccatggcggtaAGATAATGCTCTTTAAATTGTTTCTGAATTGCTACCCAATAGGTCTAACCGTGgtgaaaatttcatcccgatcggaagacatcgattttaaaagttggttcacttgacaggaaatcccccatatttataatttattttcaagacatgaattaaaatcacattaatgtattaaaaaaaaacaacatactaACATTTTTGTTGGCCATAAACACTTGctgatattaaaattaatatcagGGTGAAATTTATTAAAGGAACACTAACCGAACACTTCATCTTTAAAAATAAGTACCCAAACGATCACAGTCAATAATAGATTTCTTTTAACAATATCCTTAAGGGTCTTCCGGAGAAACCGTTGTGTACGAGTTTTAAATCGATACTGAATCTAAATATCTCTATTATATTTAACTAAACTTTATAGTTCATTTTAGTTAGTgcttttaaaataagaaaaaacagcaataatgtaaatacttacacatttaattgttttaaagaatATAAGTAGAATAAATACTTGATTACAGTTAAATAGTTTTGATAGTTTGCGATTTCACTACAGGGATAATTCAAAACTGATGTttataattacatttttaattaatattaagttcatttattataattaatctgTATAAGATAAAATGTTCAAAGctgtcaaccggttttttcatctttgtaaactcgaccggtttcgttttttggagaaaccggtttttataatacgcatttttaaacatattttttttgaaaaactttgattgtagcatttgacaatatttcgaaaaagaTATAAAGTAATTGCATAAAGATTGAGCCTTAACAATTcttaacatatttataccctacaccaccatagtcactgcgtttgtgcagatgtttctaacgcccaaaaatattaatctaacacccaccttaaagtataccaatcgacttagaatcactttctgagtcgattaagcgatgtccgtccgtccgtctggtcggctggctgtctggctgtccatgtaaaccttgtgcgcagagtacaagtcgcaattttgaagatatttcgataaaatttggtacatattattttttcggcccaaggaccaagcctattgaaactggctgaaatcggtccattatttcacctagcccccatacaaatgtccttccgaaattggacttcatcggtcataaatgtttaatttataaatatatctccacaaattgcgctccaaataagttttatatatacaaaattcatgtcaccaaattttgttacgatcggtccataattagtcatagctcccatatagacccgcttccgaaaatcactttaacgtgcataaatcgcttaaaaatgttggtatactcacaaaattcatcatagtaaactttcatatagacacaaatcacacgacctaatttcatggtgatcggtccataattggtcatagccctcatataaggcccacttccgaaaatcactcaaaagtacaagttattgaaattttaaaagaaaaatgtcgggcttgaccgaccatactttcttacttgtttttttttattagcgtccacaaatataaataaatttaagtagacctttttcatattgaaaaatatttaatataaacctgttaatcggttttttaaaagacaaaaattaaaacaggTTTTTCCagacaaatgcactacacaattaacgtttaaactgactacacaatagattacttagagacactaaagtgacaattgtctttaagatagattacatgggatatataaagtatataatatatttttcaaagacttttgcaacggcgtatataacgTCAAAGTAAATCGGACCTATAATGAACCAAAACcgggaaaaatattgtttacccagaatttttttttcaccaaataagtttaaaaagaattaaaaaataatattttgctatacaatttttttttgaatatgtaaattaaaaaaaagtaagagagctatattcggctgtgccgaatcttatatacccttcaccaaattatacttaaaaatattttttttttaaatatttttatttacacaaaatcaaattttttttttaatgttttaaaatttttttttaattttttttaaaaaaagtttttaaaaatttgcatttgtCTCAAAGTTATCCGAAAGAGTCAATTGACCGTCTGCTTAGGAGATGCACgtgttgtcaccctaaatgataggtaaaatcaataTTCGGgatagtctcctagaactgtCAGAagaacattatgaaaatatgacatGTTAAGATAGGATACCTTATGAATCGaccaaatatacatatttttagtaACTAAAGTCAATCTAAATATGTTGtccctttttaaaatttcatagaaCGTAGCacttagagtgtccaaaaaaccggcaaatataaaaaaccagtttccggtttaaccgaaaaagtgtgtttttggaaaaacctgttttaatttttgtcttttaaaaaaccgattaacaggtttatattaaatatttttcaatatgaaaaaggtctacttaaatttatttatatttgtggacgctaataaaaaaaaaacaagtaagaaagtatggtcggtcaagcccgacatttttcttttaaaatttcaataacttgtacttttgagtgattttcggaagtgggccttatatgagggctatgaccaattatggaccgatcaccatgaaattaggtcgtgtgatttgtgtctatatgaaagtttactatgatgaattttgtgagtataccaacatttttaagcgatttatgcacgttaaagtgattttcggaagcgggtctatatgggagctatgactaattatggaccgatcgtaacaaaatttggtgacatgaattttgtatatataaaacttatttggagcgcaatttgtggagatatatttataaattaaacatttatgaccgatgaagtccaatttcggaaggacatttgtatgggggctaggtgaaataatggaccgatttcagccagtttcaataggcttggttcttgggccgaaaaaataatatgtaccaaattttatcgaaatatcttcaaaattgcgacttgtactctgcgcacaaggtttacatggacagccagacagccagccgaccagacggacggacggacatcgcttaatcgactcagaaagtgattctaagtcgattggtatactttaaggtgggtgttagattaatatttttgggcgttagaaacatctgcacaaacgcagtgactatggtggtgtagggtataaatatgttaagAATTGTTAAGGCTCAATCTTTATGCAATTACTTTATAtctttttcgaaatattgtcaaatgctacaatcaaagtttttcaaaaaaaatatgtttaaaaatgcgtattataaaaaccggtttctccaaaaaacgaaaccggtcgagtttacaaagatgaaaaaaccggttgacagCTTTGAACATTTTATCTTATAcagattaattataataaatgaacttaatattaattaaaaatgtaattataaACATCAGTTTTGAATTATCCCTGTAGTGAAATCGCAAACTATCAAAACTATTTAACTGTAATCAAGTATTTATTCTACTTATattctttaaaacaattaaatgtgtaagtatttacattattgctgttttttcttattttaaaagcACTAACTAAAATGAACTATAAAGTTTAGTTAAATATAATAGAGATATTTAGATTCAGTATCGATTTAAAACTCGTACACAACGGTTTCTCCGGAAGACCCTTAAGGATATTGTTAAAAGAAATCTATTATTGACTGTGATCGTTTGGGTACTTATTTTTAAAGATGAAGTGTTCGGTTAGTGTTCCTTTAATAAATTTCACCctgatattaattttaatatcagCAAGTGTTTATGGCCAACAAAAATGTtagtatgttgtttttttttaatacattgatgtcttccgatcgggatgaaattttcacCACGGTTAGACCTATTGGGTAGCAATTCAGAAACAATTTAAAGAGCATTATCTtaccgccatggatatttggctttggtgtcgatccGGCTTGTTGGGCTGGTTTTATGtttgatctcttacgctttgggttattgtaatggatgtagtttccatcgcaagtaataattcgatgcaaaaattttcttttatagcgttcatttCGGAAATGCAAAATCGTCATTCAACGTCTCTCAGATTcaattccctgcttttgaaggaatcctgctgcttgcaaatattttgaaatggcTGATTGAGTAGCATCTAATGATGttgcaagatcttgttgagttttacaacaatcttcatggagtaatggctCCAATTCatggttttcaaacttttttggctggtcgtGTCAAAATCTCCACTACTGATCTCGCACAAACCaactctcgcacgttgaaaccgatggaacacattcaccataagttttggtgagcaattggtgtgcttcatcgaaacttttttataccctatagCACCATAGTGGGAGGGTAACATGCAAAATTATTGTCCTAAcaccaaccttaaagtataccaatctgccaATCAGGatctctttctgagtcgattaagcgatgtccgtccgtccatgtaaaccttgtaatcaaactacaggtcgcaattttaaagataattcgacaaaattttgaCTAAGCCTAGTGAATTTAGTTCAAATCGGTTTGTTTCTCTATGCCATCTATTTTAAATCATGCATCCAATGATagttttatattcatttaatcaTCTTCCCCATTAGCCCATTCCTTTTACGATTTTCCACCTTTATACAAATTCGATGACTATGATTCCTGTTTGgcacaaaaataccaaaatatccCACCCACTTATTGTATGGTGTATGCTGAAATCAAACCAAATAATTCATCGGAAATGTGGCATCAAATGATCGAACATTATGAGGAGTATCCATTTCGGTATAGACATGATCATTTATTTTTTGGCGTTTGTATGGAAAGATGTAAAGGCTTTGCCAAAACAAtggaaattaataatttaaccgatgatgatttaattaaaaatgaagtAAGTACAAACAAGTCtcctataaaaagtaaaaattaataaattttaaattataaaacagaTAACGGATTACTTTGCTAAAGTTCATAAAAGACCCTTGGATGAACAATTCCGTAAGGAATATCATGCGTTAATAcacaattgtttaaattatgaatttcaacagaaatatgatttaaatttaagaacCTTTATCGAATACTGTGAAAGACCTAAGGAAATTATTAAAGAAGAAACTAAAGGTGACAAAAATTAATGagagtatttaatttaaaatcaaaattaataaatatgtttacatTTCAGATCCCTTGGAAAGTTTATTGTATAAAATCATTGGTGTAATTATCATACTTAATATTCTATCCAGTCTGTATGATTTCTGTTTAAAACTACAACAACCGGAAGAAAATCAAACCAATGATTTCTACAAAATTAATCCACAAAAAACTGGTAATTAAATAAGCAATTGatatgcccaattcacaattggtgtcgtagcgttgtatatagtaaattttttattaatgatttgtttttgtttcgaaaaattagtttgaaaaatatttatgacatacaatgctacaacactacgacatcaattgtgaattgggcaatagtttttattatacaataacataattgttttataatttatatgatATTGATGattatagtttttaacagtaaattaaataattattaattacatTTAAACAGAGTCTAGATTATTGACGTCATTCTCAGTGTGTCGCAATTATTATCGTCTAATTCAACCTAACTTCAGCGATATCGGCAAAGATTTTCAATTCCTGGATGGTTATCGTTCCGTTTGCATGTTGTTGGCACTTTATGGTCATACATTTTTCTGTGAATTCCAGCACATAGCGAATCCACAATATTTCGAGAAAAGTGCTAAAGATGCAAGTAATGTGTGGATTTTAAATGCGACCATGATCGTTGAAATCTATTTTGTTATGAGCGGTTTATTCTTGTTTATTAAATTCCAGAAGGAACGATATGTCACACCACAGACCAGCTGGATAAAGTTTATTATCAcctatgttaaatttttggtatttcgTTTTATAAGGTAATTATGTAAGTGATATTGATGTTCTTTAAAATGGAAAAGAAAGAACTATTTTCAAACATTGTatatcttaattttatttacatttttttatttttatcgattatgTATACATAGATTTTTACCTTCAGTAGGCCTACTCATACTAGTCAATGCCACCATACTCACCCATCTACAAAATGGACCTTTTTGGCGTCATATAACCGAACCAGTTCGCGTTTTCAGCCGAGAAAGAGGTTGGAGGAACTTGTTAatgattaataatttttcacacAAAGAAAgtgtaagtgtttttttttgtaaaaatggtgggaaacaaaaattggactttacccgttctaaattttgtaaaaacttgATACAATGTAATATCGCTCAATTACAattgtatataacttttttaaaattagatatGTATTACAATATTAGTCTCATAGTTTCTTTTGAACCAACAATTTTTCCTTGATCGAAGAATATctcaaaaaagattttttttattttctaaagtttTTCCTCCATTATAAGCTATTGTATGGTTAACAACACATCAAAAACTCAGAGTGGGACCATGGGGGGATCTCGAAAATATTTCGAAGAATaatcgaaaaacttcaaatacatttttatatctacttcttaagaaaacatttattacaaaatatgctATGTAGTTTGCAAAAGTATGACGTCCTTAGAATCccatttacaatttttgacacGATTTTTACCCGatagtaaatttttatgaaaacaaaattcaaaaattaagaaaaagaaTTTCGAGATACTTCTTCATAGGACCTTAATCTGTCTGTTCTTTTGAAATTAGATAATTGGTTACCAAAATATTAACATTAacgtaaacatattttttcaaatgtatCCCATGgtcccatttttatacccttcaccttcctgagaagggtatatataagtttttcattccgtttgtaattttccgaccctataaagtatatatattctggatccttatagatagcggagtcgattaagccatgtccgtctgtctgttgaagaccccattctgtcagacatgctttcgagaagtttcctatttaaaatcagcaaaatcagtctacaaatgactgagatatgaggaaaaaaccagaacatcctcgatttttgacctatatctggattactaaaggtagggtcacacatggcaaatatttgctcaaaaaagcgtaaccactttttttaccacaaatttgtttggggtgtttactcttacaagtgttttgtaagatcaaacagcatcaaataaaatcaaacaaaattttttgttttcaatcgtcctaagtaaaataagtttttcaaataaataatagaattcaaatccattttatttagtggttacgtctttttcgtcaaatatttgtcatgtgtgaccctaccttaagtcattaatatagacaatatggatatctaatgatagatacttcaaggacctttgcaacgacctaagtaagaccatagtaagttggtcaaaatcggaaaaaaaaatgttatcccgaattttctttttcaccaaaaaaaaaattaaaaacccaaaaaatttttttaaaatttaaaaaccaaaaaaaaatttttaaaatttaaaaaaaaataaaataacaattccaaaaaattttgtttcaaaaaaccaacttttggaaaaaaataatacattttgtttacctaaaaatatttaaaatttgtattttgaagtataatttggtgaagggtatataagattcggcacagccgaatatagctctcttacttgtttgataGCAATTTCttcgatatttaaaaatatttgttcataaTGTATTAACTTGTTTCTTTGTGATTTACAGGCCAGTCATCAAACTTGGTATATAGCAGCTGATTGGCAGTTAtttgctttatatttatttgtaatcatGATTGTGTCCAAGtaagtaaattgtttttgtattttacgaattttaaataaaaatacttttcgccttagtaacttaaaaataaaaattgtttattaaaaaaatagttttgatgGTAAAGGTTAAAGTTACTCCCATTTcagtttaattgaattttaatcaaaaaataaaatatatttttattattttcagatatccaaaatataaaaaacatattttttcagcATTGGCTTTCTTGTCATTTGCTATACCCTTCTCCATTAGTTACCTGCTAAAATTACCACCCAGTTTAATAGTAAAACCAGAGTAAGTGGTTCATAAAcataa
Proteins encoded in this region:
- the LOC135961406 gene encoding nose resistant to fluoxetine protein 6-like translates to MKCSVSVPLINFTLILILISASVYGQQKSHSFYDFPPLYKFDDYDSCLAQKYQNIPPTYCMVYAEIKPNNSSEMWHQMIEHYEEYPFRYRHDHLFFGVCMERCKGFAKTMEINNLTDDDLIKNEITDYFAKVHKRPLDEQFRKEYHALIHNCLNYEFQQKYDLNLRTFIEYCERPKEIIKEETKDPLESLLYKIIGVIIILNILSSLYDFCLKLQQPEENQTNDFYKINPQKTESRLLTSFSVCRNYYRLIQPNFSDIGKDFQFLDGYRSVCMLLALYGHTFFCEFQHIANPQYFEKSAKDASNVWILNATMIVEIYFVMSGLFLFIKFQKERYVTPQTSWIKFIITYVKFLVFRFIRFLPSVGLLILVNATILTHLQNGPFWRHITEPVRVFSRERGWRNLLMINNFSHKESASHQTWYIAADWQLFALYLFVIMIVSKYPKYKKHIFSALAFLSFAIPFSISYLLKLPPSLIVKPESYRYSFFKDIDVYFKVYTPFYSNLFGYLFGIICAEIYFKYTRTEQVRTLMREKPIYTVAAQHLVPIIAFFLMWLGPILDVRAPSVWSALYAGLNRNLWIIFVCGAPLLLMSCNCGWFAYEFCCLPIFRLLARLSFQVYIWHMTIIYLINGYQRQPYYVNNFYFFTQFIILYCVSNVLAFIIALFVEYPIAQSVQVLQSKCDDKSTKKF